One Elgaria multicarinata webbii isolate HBS135686 ecotype San Diego chromosome 7, rElgMul1.1.pri, whole genome shotgun sequence DNA window includes the following coding sequences:
- the MC4R gene encoding melanocortin receptor 4 encodes MNFTYHYRVHHPLDSWNHSYGLRGGSPNRSAGKGYSSEGCYEQLFVSPEVFVTLGFVSLLENVLVIVAIAKNKNLHSPMYFFICSLAVADLLVSVSNGSETIVITLLNNTDADAHSFTVSIDNIIDSVICSSLLASICSLLSIAVDRYFTIFYALQYHNIMTVRRVAIIITCIWAACTISGILFIIYSDSSVVIICLITMFFTMLVLMASLYVHMFMLARLHIKKIAILPGTGPIRQGANMKGAITLTILIGVFVVCWAPLFLHLLFYISCPHNPYCICFMSHFHLYLILIMCNSIIDPLIYAFRSQELRKTFKEIMCCCSLRELCDFSGKY; translated from the coding sequence ATGAATTTCACCTACCACTACAGAGTTCATCATCCCCTTGACTCTTGGAATCACAGCTATGGACTACGCGGAGGCAGCCCGAATAGATCAGCGGGAAAGGGCTACTCTTCTGAAGGGTGCTACGAGCAACTTTTTGTATCACCGGAAGTCTTCGTCACTCTAGGCTTTGTCAGCTTGCTGGAGAACGTCCTGGTGATCGTGGCCATAGCCAAGAACAAGAATTTGCACTCGCCGATGTATTTTTTCATTTGCAGTTTAGCCGTGGCCGACTTGCTGGTGAGCGTCTCAAATGGGTCAGAAACCATCGTCATCACTCTCTTGAACAACACGGATGCAGACGCGCACAGCTTCACGGTCAGCATCGACAACATCATTGACTCTGTGATTTGTAGCTCCTTGCTGGCGTCCATTTGTAGCCTGCTTTCCATTGCTGTGGACAGGTATTTTACTATCTTCTATGCTCTGCAGTACCACAACATCATGACGGTGAGGCGTGTCGCTATCATTATCACCTGCATCTGGGCTGCTTGCACCATTTCAGGCATCTTGTTCATCATTTACTCCGACAGCAGCGTTGTCATCATTTGCCTCATCACGATGTTTTTCACcatgctagtcctcatggcttcCCTCTATGTCCACATGTTCATGTTGGCCCGGCTGCATATTAAAAAGATTGCAATTCTCCCCGGCACAGGCCCCATTCGTCAAGGGGCCAACATGAAAGGAGCCATCACTCTGACCATCTTGATTGGAGTTTTTGTGGTGTGCTGGGCTCCACTCTTCCTCCACTTGCTTTTCTACATCTCATGCCCTCACAATCCATACTGCATCTGTTTCATGTCCCATTTTCACTTGTACCTCATCCTCATCATGTGCAACTCCATTATTGATCCACTTATCTATGCATTCCGAAGTCAAGAGCTGAGGAAAACCTTCAAAGAGATTATGTGCTGCTGTAGCCTGAGAGAGCTATGTGATTTCTCTGGCAAATACTGA